One part of the Equus asinus isolate D_3611 breed Donkey chromosome 6, EquAss-T2T_v2, whole genome shotgun sequence genome encodes these proteins:
- the ANKRD39 gene encoding ankyrin repeat domain-containing protein 39 encodes MAAPRPRADGPCCSQPSAAAGVRQTLDEMDFERGIWSAALNGDLGRVKYLIQKAADPSQPDSAGYTALHYASRNGHYAVCQFLLESGAKCDAQTHGGATALHRASYCGHTDIARLLLSHGSNPRLVDDDGMTSLHKAAEKGHVDICSLLLQHSPALKAVRDRKARLACDLLPCNSDLWDLLAS; translated from the exons ATGGCGGCGCCGCGGCCCCGCGCCGATGGGCCCTGCTGCTCCCAGCCCAGCGCGGCGGCTGGCGTGCGGCAGACGCTCGACGAGATGGACTTCGAGAGGG GAATCTGGTCGGCCGCCCTGAATGGAGACCTGGGCCGAGTGAAGTATTTAATCCAGAAGGCAGCTGACCCCAGTCAGCCCGACTCGGCTGGCTACACCGCGCTG CACTACGCCAGCCGCAATGGGCACTACGCCGTGTGCCAGTTCCTGCTGGAAAGTGGGGCTAAGTGTGATGCCCAGACCCACGGTGGGGCCACTGCTCTCCACCGGGCCAGCTACTGTGGCCACACTGACATCGCACGGCTTCTGCTTTCTCATGGGTCCAACCCCAGGTTGGTAGATGATGATGGCATGACCAGTCTGCATAAG GCTGCTGAAAAGGGTCACGTGGACATTTGCTCCCTCCTGTTGCAGCACAGCCCAGCCCTGAAGGCCGTCCGGGATCGGAAGGCACGACTAGCATGTGACCTGCTGCCCTGCAACAGTGACCTGTGGGACCTGCTGGCCAGCTGA